A region from the Mya arenaria isolate MELC-2E11 chromosome 2, ASM2691426v1 genome encodes:
- the LOC128242503 gene encoding serine/threonine-protein kinase SBK1-like, with the protein MSMPRSPRSSTSENLLQLNLKDHYQLLKDLGRGTYGKVVLAKCLETGTNVALKVLPKSSTKLKEFQREFQYSYFLSPHTNIVDTYNVAFETRGSFVFAQEYAPVGDLFDAIPPQVGMKEKDVKLVVKQIASALEFMHSKQLVHRDIKPENVLIFEDEFSKVKLMDFGMTRKDGTVIRKTNGSIPYTPPEICEAVRNENITVSTSGDVWAFGVLLFCMLTGNFPWENADIGDIYFSEFVTWQRRKTSKIPSQWKRFTPKFLRYFRKALDIKPEKRCEMKEINKYICDSWLLPCRGSGDSSEEEEECESESDQGDNLASILQNHGIDTKVDKHLRDVRISEWLLSL; encoded by the coding sequence ATGAGCATGCCTCGGTCGCCACGCTCCAGTACGTCGGAGAATCTGCTCCAGTTAAACCTAAAAGATCATTATCAGCTCCTCAAGGATCTGGGCCGGGGGACGTACGGCAAGGTTGTTCTCGCAAAGTGTCTAGAGACCGGTACAAACGTCGCTTTAAAGGTTCTACCAAAAAGTTCCACCAAGTTAAAGGAGTTTCAGCGTGAATTTCAGTACAGTTACTTTCTTTCTCCTCATACAAACATTGTTGACACATACAATGTCGCGTTTGAGACAAGGGGCTCGTTTGTTTTCGCGCAGGAGTATGCGCCTGTAGGGGATCTGTTCGACGCCATTCCGCCCCAAGTAGGCATGAAGGAAAAAGATGTGAAATTGGTTGTGAAACAAATTGCATCTGCTCTCGAGTTTATGCATAGCAAACAACTCGTACATCGTGATATTAAGCCTGAAAACGTTCTCATTTTCGAAGATGAGTTTAGCAAAGTTAAACTTATGGATTTCGGTATGACACGAAAGGATGGTACTGTGATACGAAAGACGAACGGTAGTATCCCATACACGCCCCCTGAAATATGTGAAGCTGTCCGAAACGAAAACATCACGGTGTCAACTAGCGGCGACGTGTGGGCTTTCGGAGTACTCTTATTTTGTATGCTTACCGGTAATTTCCCCTGGGAGAATGCCGACATCGGTGATATATACTTCAGTGAATTTGTGACATGGCAAAGAAGGAAGACTTCAAAGATTCCATCGCAGTGGAAGCGATTTACGCCAAAATTTCTCAGATACTTTAGAAAAGCTCTTGATATCAAGCCGGAGAAGCGTTGTGAAATGAAAGAGATCAACAAGTATATTTGTGACAGTTGGCTGCTCCCTTGTAGGGGATCAGGCGATTCTTCGGAAGAGGAAGAAGAGTGTGAGTCGGAGAGTGACCAGGGTGACAACCTGGCGTCGATCCTGCAAAACCATGGGATCGACACAAAGGTAGACAAGCACTTGAGGGACGTCCGGATATCAGAGTGGCTCCTGTCTTTGTGA